AAATGCCTTGAGCGGGCAGGTGTATGCTGCGAGAAGTCCCCGGACGTCAAAAGAAGGCTTGTTACAAAGGCAGACCTGTATGAGGACGGGCTTGCCGGCGGAGAATGCAGTGCTCAGCGCCGCAGAAAACTGCTGGCCCGGCTCAATCTGCCGCAAAGATTATCTTCAAACGCGCTTATTGATGTTATAAACGCCATCTATACTTATGAAGAATATAAAGAGGCGGTCAAGAGCCTTTAGGACATAAGTGTAATATAAAAAATACGGCAATAGCGAGTCTGTTTTGACAACGTTGTCTGCATTTTTACAGACTCGCTTTTTTTGCAGCCGGGAAATATTTTTGCTGTTGAGATGGTCAAAATGCACAAAATAGTAACGAAAAAGCCGGGAGCATATTGACGTTTGCAAAAATTCGTGCTATCCTATACTCATCAGACGCCTGATGTGGTAGGAGGAAATTTTTATGACAAAAGAAAAATCTGATACTCCGTCGATTTTTGAAAATGTTGGCGCCAAGCAAAAAACGGACTATCCCCAAATGATTGCTGAGCAAATTAAGCAGATGATTATTTCAAAGACGCTGTCGCCGGGCGATTTGCTTCCAAGCGAACCAAAGCTGTGCAAAGCTTTCGGAGCGGGACGCTCGACAGTTCGCGAAGCGATAAAAATACTGAAAGCGGAAAATATCGTAGAGATTAAAAAAGGAATAGGCACTTTTATTGTCAATATGCCTGGGGTATCAAAGGACCCATTAGGCGTCACATTTATGGACAAAAGGCTCGCGCTGCTTAATCTTATGGAAACACGTCTTCTTATTGAGCCAAATATTGCGGCTCTTGCTGCGAAGCGCGCTGACAGCAATAACATAGAAAAGATAGAAAAAATAGTATTTGAGACTGATGAAATACTCAAACTAAATCAGAGCCATATGGAAGTTGATATATCGTTTCACAATGCGATTGCCGAAGCTACCCATAACGATGTACTCAGCCGCATAATCCCTATAATCAACGAATCCATAAAATTAGGCTATGAAGAAACACGCGATATACTCGGCAGTTTTGAAAAAGCCACGATGTTTCACCACGAGGTTTTTGAAGCAATAAAACAAGGTGATTCCGAAGCAGCGAGAAGGGCAATGAAAAAACATATAATGCAAAGCATGCGGGATATCGTACAAAAATCCAAAAAACAGGCCTCTAAACTTGATCTAACATACAACTATATAACCGGGGGTAATAGCATTGAAAAACATTAAGGAAACCGTTACAAAAAAGGATTTGCCGGAAAAGGTTCTGCAAATTGGTGAAGGAAATTTTCTCCGTGCATTTGCTGATTGGATGATTAACACGATGAACAATGCCGGTGTATTCAACGGCAGTGTTGTCATTTCACAGCCGATTGCACGCGGCATGTCAGAAATGCTTAATGCGCAGGACTGTGTCTATACCGTACTTATGCGCGGTATAGAAGACGGCAAGGTGGTTGAAAAAGCAGAAGTCATCACCTCTGTTTCGCGCTGCATTAATCCTTATGAAGACTTTAACACACTTTTAGACGTCGCGAGAAACCCTGAAATCAAGGTTATAATTTCTAACACGACTGAAGCCGGAATCGCTTATCATGAAGGCGATAAGCCGACGGATATGCCGCCGCAAAGTTATCCTGCAAAGATGACTGTAATGCTCCATGAGCGCTATCTTGCGCTCGGCGCAGGCAGTGATTCCTCCATTCTAATTCTCCCGGTTGAGCTTATTGAACGCAACGGAGACAACCTCAAAAAGATTGTTCTGCAATACGCAACTGAGTGGGGCTTTGAACCCGAGTTTATTGACTGGCTAAAGACCGAGGTTTGTTTTGCTAATACGCTGGTTGACCGCATAGTCTCCGGTTTCCCGCGTGATGAAATAAATGAAATCTGCGAAAAGCTCGGATATGAAGATAATATGCTTGTCACCTGCGAGCCGTTCCATTCATGGGTTATTGAGGCTCCGAAGAAATGGGCAGAAGTCATACCGTTTGATAAAGTCGGCCTGCATGTAATATGGACTGATGACATGACCCCCTACAGAACACGCAAGGTCCGCATCCTCAACGGCGCACATACTGTCAGCGTTTTGGCGGCCTATCTCTCCGGGTATAATATCGTGCGGGAGATGCTCGAGGACAAGACGTTCAACCGTTATCTGAAGTCTGTTCTTAACAACGAGATTATTCCTAATATAAAGCTCCCGCGGGAGGAACTGGACAGCTTTGCAGCCGCTGTTCTGGAGCGATTTTCAAATCCGTTTATCAAGCATAAGCTCCTTGACATTTCACTTAACTCCGTCTCAAAATTTAAGGCTCGGTGCCTTGATTCGCTGCTGGAATACACCGAAAGCCGCAAAGAGCTCCCGGATATCCTTTGCTTCGGTTTCGCCGCATTGATGGAATTCTACAAAGGCGAGATGAGAGACGGCAGATACTACGGCAAGAGAAACGGCGAGGAATATGAAATTCGCGATAACGCGGACGTGCTTGCTTTCTTCAATGACGCATGGAAGCAGGGCGGTGTGGTAAAGAAGGTTTTGTCGAACACTGCTTTCTGGGGCAGAAATCTTCTTGAAGTGCCCGGTCTTGAAGAAAAGATCGAAGGTTACCTCAGCAAAATTGAGAAGAATGGCATGCGCAATGCCGTCGAAGAGCTTATGGAGGCAATCTAAGTGGAAAAACTAATAAGAATAACGCCAAAAGACGACGTAGCTGTCTGCACGCAGGAGATGGAAGCCGGTGAAAAGGTTACTATCGGCGGCACTACCGTAACGGCGCTTGAAAAGATTCCTTTTGGTCATAAAATAGCCCTCCGTGATATAAAAAAAAGCGAAAACATCATAAAGTATGGCTTTCCGATAGGGCATGCGACCGAGGATATAAAGGCAGGCAGCCATATACATTCTCATAATCTGCAAACCAATCTTGAGGGAACGCTTGAATACAAATACAAGCCGCGGGCGGCAGCCGAAGAACCAACTAAGTGCGAGCTTGCAGGAAAAACATTCCTTGGCTACAGACGCAAAAACGGCAAAGTCGGTATCCGCAACGAAATCTGGATAATCCCCACCGTTGGCTGTGTCAATAAAAGTGCTGAACTGATTGCAAAGGCGGCGAATGAGCGGTTTGCCGGCATGTGCGACGGCATATTTGCGTATACCCATCCTTACGGATGCTCACAGCTCGGCGACGACCAGCTTTATACCCAGCACATTCTCGCCGGGCTTGTTGAGCACCCCAATGCCACAGGCGTCTTAGTTTTGGGACTCGGCTGTGAAAACAACAATATTGATGTTTTCAAAAAATTTATTCACAATATTGATGAGGACAGGATTAAATTTTTATCTACGCAGGATGTAGAAGACGAGGTAGAAGCGGCACTCAAACTGATACGCCCTCTCGCAGAGCGGGCTTCGGCGGAAAAACGGGTAGAGATCCCGGTTGAGGAATTAGTTATCGGGTTTAAGTGCGGCGGTTCAGACGCATTTTCCGGTATAACTGCAAACCCGCTTTGCGGCCGCATTACTGACCGCATCACAAGCTGCGGCGGCCGCGCAATCTTAACCGAAGTACCGGAAATGTTCGGCGCTGAGACTATTCTCATGGGCCGTAGCCTTGATGAAAAGGTATTTAACCGCGTAGTCTCCATGGTCAACGGCTTTAAGGAGTATTACCAGCGTCACAATCAAGTGGTTTATGAGAACCCGTCGCCCGGAAACAAAGCGGGCGGTATAACTACGCTTGAGGAAAAATCCCTCGGATGTATTCAAAAGGGCGGCTCTGCCGTCGTTACCGACGTGCTGGAGTATGGCGAGCGTTGTGTTACAAAAGGGCTCAACCTGCTTACAGGCCCCGGCAACGACATGGTTTCGTGCACCAATATGGCCGCCGCTGGCGCACATATGATACTGTTCACCACAGGGCGTGGCACTCCCTTCGGGCCTCCGGTTCCGACAATAAAAATATCAACAAACACTGGGCTGTTCGAAAAGAAACCACAGTGGATTGATTATAATGCGGGGAAAATCTTAACCGGCACATCATTTGAAGAAGCTGCTGACGAATTGTTCTCTCTCATACTGGACACCGCTTCTGGCAAATACAAGACAAAGAACGAGAAAAACGGCTACCGAGAAATCGCTATATTTAAGGATGGTGTTACGCTTTGAAAAAATTTATGGATGAAGATTTCCTCCTCGAAACAGAAACCGCCAAAAAACTCTTTAAAATTGCCTCCAAAGAGCCGATATTCGATTACCACTGCCATCTTTCCCCGAAAGAAATATATGAGAACAAGCAGTTTGACAACATCGCTGAAATATGGCTCGGCGGCGACCATTACAAATGGCGTGCTATGCGCAGCTATGGCATTGATGAGAAGTATATCACCGGCGACAGCACATGGTATGAGAAATTTGAAGCCTATGCAGAAACGCTCGAGTACTGCATCGGCAATCCGCTTTATCACTGGACTCACCTCGAGCTCCAGCGCTTTTTCGGAATAGATACGCCTTTAAGCAAAAAGACCGCGAAAGAGATATGGGACAAGGCCAACGCAAAAATAAAAGCCGAAGGCTTTACACCCCGCGAGCTGATTAAGAATTCAAATGTCATAGCTCTCTGCACAACAGACGACCCTGCCGACAGCCTTGAGTACCACAAGCTCCTTGCCGAGGACAAGAGCTTTGACGTAAAGGTCATCCCGGCTTTCCGCCCCGACAAAGCCCTTAATATTGAAGCGAACGGTTTTGCGGCATATATAAAGCGGCTTGCCGACGCTGCGGGCAAGGAAATCAACAGCTTTGACGATTTGAAAACCGTTCTTTCCGAGCGTATAGACTTCTTTGCCTCAATGGGCTGTGTTGCAAGCGACCATGCGTTTGTTTATGTCCCGTACCGCGAAGCAACTGAGTCCGAGGTAGAGGCTATCTTTAAGAAAGCGCTTTCGGGCATAGCACTTGACACCTGTGAGATTGAAAAATATAAGACGGCCCTTATGACACATCTCAGCGCTGAGTATGTAAAGCACAACATAGCAATGGAACTCCACATCGGCGCTATGAGGAACAATAATACGAAGATGTTCAAAAAACTGGGCCCGGATACCGGTTTTGACTCAGTCGACGACAAAGAAATAGCGGAACCGCTTTCGCGCTTCCTCGACAGCCTTAATACAAAGGATATTCTGCCGAAGACTATCCTGTTCACGCTGAACCCGAAGGACAATTACGTTTTGGGCACAATGCTT
This DNA window, taken from [Clostridium] cellulosi, encodes the following:
- a CDS encoding hypothetical protein (Family membership), with translation MTKEKSDTPSIFENVGAKQKTDYPQMIAEQIKQMIISKTLSPGDLLPSEPKLCKAFGAGRSTVREAIKILKAENIVEIKKGIGTFIVNMPGVSKDPLGVTFMDKRLALLNLMETRLLIEPNIAALAAKRADSNNIEKIEKIVFETDEILKLNQSHMEVDISFHNAIAEATHNDVLSRIIPIINESIKLGYEETRDILGSFEKATMFHHEVFEAIKQGDSEAARRAMKKHIMQSMRDIVQKSKKQASKLDLTYNYITGGNSIEKH
- the uxaB gene encoding Altronate oxidoreductase (High confidence in function and specificity) → MKNIKETVTKKDLPEKVLQIGEGNFLRAFADWMINTMNNAGVFNGSVVISQPIARGMSEMLNAQDCVYTVLMRGIEDGKVVEKAEVITSVSRCINPYEDFNTLLDVARNPEIKVIISNTTEAGIAYHEGDKPTDMPPQSYPAKMTVMLHERYLALGAGSDSSILILPVELIERNGDNLKKIVLQYATEWGFEPEFIDWLKTEVCFANTLVDRIVSGFPRDEINEICEKLGYEDNMLVTCEPFHSWVIEAPKKWAEVIPFDKVGLHVIWTDDMTPYRTRKVRILNGAHTVSVLAAYLSGYNIVREMLEDKTFNRYLKSVLNNEIIPNIKLPREELDSFAAAVLERFSNPFIKHKLLDISLNSVSKFKARCLDSLLEYTESRKELPDILCFGFAALMEFYKGEMRDGRYYGKRNGEEYEIRDNADVLAFFNDAWKQGGVVKKVLSNTAFWGRNLLEVPGLEEKIEGYLSKIEKNGMRNAVEELMEAI
- the uxaA gene encoding Altronate dehydratase (High confidence in function and specificity), whose amino-acid sequence is MEKLIRITPKDDVAVCTQEMEAGEKVTIGGTTVTALEKIPFGHKIALRDIKKSENIIKYGFPIGHATEDIKAGSHIHSHNLQTNLEGTLEYKYKPRAAAEEPTKCELAGKTFLGYRRKNGKVGIRNEIWIIPTVGCVNKSAELIAKAANERFAGMCDGIFAYTHPYGCSQLGDDQLYTQHILAGLVEHPNATGVLVLGLGCENNNIDVFKKFIHNIDEDRIKFLSTQDVEDEVEAALKLIRPLAERASAEKRVEIPVEELVIGFKCGGSDAFSGITANPLCGRITDRITSCGGRAILTEVPEMFGAETILMGRSLDEKVFNRVVSMVNGFKEYYQRHNQVVYENPSPGNKAGGITTLEEKSLGCIQKGGSAVVTDVLEYGERCVTKGLNLLTGPGNDMVSCTNMAAAGAHMILFTTGRGTPFGPPVPTIKISTNTGLFEKKPQWIDYNAGKILTGTSFEEAADELFSLILDTASGKYKTKNEKNGYREIAIFKDGVTL
- the uxaC gene encoding Uronate isomerase (High confidence in function and specificity); its protein translation is MKKFMDEDFLLETETAKKLFKIASKEPIFDYHCHLSPKEIYENKQFDNIAEIWLGGDHYKWRAMRSYGIDEKYITGDSTWYEKFEAYAETLEYCIGNPLYHWTHLELQRFFGIDTPLSKKTAKEIWDKANAKIKAEGFTPRELIKNSNVIALCTTDDPADSLEYHKLLAEDKSFDVKVIPAFRPDKALNIEANGFAAYIKRLADAAGKEINSFDDLKTVLSERIDFFASMGCVASDHAFVYVPYREATESEVEAIFKKALSGIALDTCEIEKYKTALMTHLSAEYVKHNIAMELHIGAMRNNNTKMFKKLGPDTGFDSVDDKEIAEPLSRFLDSLNTKDILPKTILFTLNPKDNYVLGTMLGNFQSSEVPSKIQFGSAWWVNDHIEGMERQMKDLAALGVLGKFCGMVTDSRSFLSYPRHEYFRRIVCNLIGNWVESGQYPNDEEILTKLVKGIAFENAKKYFNI